The Danio aesculapii chromosome 8, fDanAes4.1, whole genome shotgun sequence genome window below encodes:
- the praf2 gene encoding PRA1 family protein 2, which translates to MRSLFSWSPVFVLLWYFQPLKLILGAAVVILVFLGFVWAAENKAVIRRFRRNHPSLSLAAILGSSYLFLSVLGGVAVFLFGIAFPILMILVHASVRLRSLKNKLENKLESIGLKRTPMGLVLEALGQEQEAGS; encoded by the exons atgcgttctctgttctcgtggtctcctgtGTTCGTTCTTCTGTG GTATTTCCAACCACTCAAGTTGATACTTGGAGCAGCAGTTGTGATCCTTGTGTTCTTGGGGTTTGTCTGGGCAGCTGAAAACAAGGCCGTAATCCGACGATTCCGGAGGAATCATCCATCTCTCTCCCTTGCTGCAATTTTGGGCTCCAGCTACCTTTTCTTGTCTGTCTTAGGAGGGGTGGCTGTTTTCCTCTTTGGCATTGCTTTCCCCATATTAA TGATCCTTGTACATGCGTCAGTAAGACTCCGAAGCCTTAAGAATAAACTGGAGAATAAGTTGGAGAGCATAGGATTGAAGAGGACTCCCATGGGCCTTGTACTGGAAGCGCTGGGACAGGAACAAGAGGCTGGATCATAG
- the timm17b gene encoding mitochondrial import inner membrane translocase subunit Tim17-B, with amino-acid sequence MEEYAREPCPWRIVDDCGGAFTMGAIGGGVFQTVKGFRNAPVGVRHRLRGSANAVRVRAPQIGGSFAVWGGLFSTIDCGLVRLRGKEDPWNSITSGAMTGAILAARSGPLAMVGSAMMGGILLALIEGFGILLTRYTAQQFQNSSPIVEDPKQLPPKEETRGYGQYQ; translated from the exons ATGGAGGAATATGCCCGTGAACCCTG CCCATGGAGGATAGTTGATGACTGTGGGGGTGCTTTTACCATGGGGGCCATTGGAGGAGGGGTGTTTCAGACTGTCAAAGGCTTTCGGAATGCACCTGTG GGTGTTCGACACAGGTTAAGAGGTAGCGCAAATGCGGTGAGAGTAAGGGCACCACAAATTGGAG GTAGTTTTGCTGTTTGGGGTGGACTGTTTTCAACCATAGACTGTGGTCTTGTTCGTTTGCGGGGTAAGGAAGACCCTTGGAACTCCATTACCAGTGGGGCAATGACTGGAGCTATACTCGCAGCACGCA GTGGTCCTCTAGCTATGGTGGGCTCTGCAATGATGGGTGGAATTCTGCTTGCCCTAATCGAGGGATTTGGGATACTTCTTACTAGATACACAGCACAGCAGTTTCAGAATT CAAGTCCTATTGTGGAGGACCCAAAACAGCTTCCCCCGAAAGAAGAGACACGTGGTTATGGACAGTATCAATAA